Proteins found in one Ctenopharyngodon idella isolate HZGC_01 chromosome 16, HZGC01, whole genome shotgun sequence genomic segment:
- the znf407 gene encoding zinc finger protein 407 isoform X2, with protein sequence MKLHTGDKPFKCGWPSCHYSFLTLSAMKDHHRTHTGEKSFLCDLCGFAGGTRHALTKHRRQHTGERPFKCQLCNFASTTQSHLTRHKRVHTGEKPYRCPWCDYRSNCAENIRKHILHTGKHEGVKMYNCPKCSYATNAPMDFRNHLKETHPDIENPDLAYLHAGIVSKSFECRLKGQGATFVQAEAAFAPDESELGSEALQQVIIIQGYSGGEVAIDQALEESAAATLQTLAMSSQLGEVLHITEDGQLITSSRDGSTAGQTTRYVLVESSGEATGEERAQEEAVHTVSESSSALDALLCAVTELGQQGGAREGEITVTTVSDQLPGEKCEGQTSPTQTQEYEERAEVGVVMGSANEHTSEEMQEVLQFAASQLMMKEGLTQVIVNDEGTHYIVTQLDDSTLHVEGTVEDPSGQETIVYSEVSPE encoded by the exons ATGAAGCTGCACACGGGAGACAAACCCTTCAAGTGCGGATGGCCCTCGTGTCATTACTCCTTCCTGACTCTCTCTGCCATGAAGGACCATCACAGGACACACACAG gaGAGAAGTCCTTCCTCTGTGATCTCTGCGGGTTTGCCGGAGGAACTCGTCACGCTCTGACCAAACACCGTCGCCAGCACACAG GCGAGCGACCCTTCAAGTGTCAGCTGTGCAACTTCGCATCAACCACACAGTCCCACCTGACGCGACACAAGCGTGTGCACACGGGCGAGAAGCCCTACCGCTGCCCCTGGTGCGACTACAG ATCGAACTGCGCAGAGAACATCCGTAAACACATCCTGCACACAGGCAAGCATGAGGGGGTGAAGATGTACAACTGTCCCAAGTGCAGCTACGCCACCAACGCCCCCATGGACTTCAGGAACCACCTGAAAGAGACTCACCCTGACATTGAGAACCCAGACCTGGCTTACTTGCATGCAG GAATTGTGTCCAAGTCATTCGAGTGTCGTCTGAAGGGACAGGGCGCGACCTTCGTCCAGGCTGAGGCGGCGTTCGCCCCTGATGAGAGTGAGCTGGGCTCCGAGGCACTTCAGCAGGTCATCATCATCCAGGGTTACAGCGGCGGGGAGGTGGCCATCGATCAGGCCCTGGAGGAGTCGGCCGCCGCCACCCTACAGACCCTCGCCATGTCCAGTCAGCTGGGCGAAGTGCTGCACATCACTGAGGACGGGCAGCTCATCACGTCCAGCCGGGACGGGTCTACAGCAGGGCAGACCACTCGATACGTGCTGGTGGAGTCGTCCGGAGAGGCCACAGGAGAAGAGCGAGCACAGGAGGAGGCTGTGCACACTGTGTCCGAGTCGTCCTCCGCTCTGGACGCTCTGCTCTGCGCTGTGACGGAGCTGGGCCAGCAGGGCGGCGCTAGAGAGGGAGAGATCACCGTCACCACAGTGTCCGATCAGCTGCCGGGAGAGAAGTGTGAAGGTCAGACGTCTCCGACTCAGACACAGGAGTACGAGGAGAGGGCGGAGGTGGGCGTGGTCATGGGCTCGGCCAATGAGCACACGTCTGAGGAGATGCAGGAGGTGCTGCAGTTTGCAGCCAGTCAGCTGATGATGAAGGAGGGTCTCACTCAAGTGATTGTCAACGACGAGGGCACTCACTACATAGTCACGCAGCTGGACGACTCGACCCTGCACGTCGAGGGCACGGTGGAGGATCCGTCCGGACAGGAGACCATCGTTTACTCGGAAGTTAGTCCTGAATGA